Proteins found in one Leptospira terpstrae serovar Hualin str. LT 11-33 = ATCC 700639 genomic segment:
- a CDS encoding acyl-CoA dehydrogenase family protein, which produces MYSQFTEQQLEIRDLVRNFVKKEIPHEVALHWDEKNQHPTELINKMRSELGINGLVIPEEYGGWGLGAIEQCLAIEELSRGCLGIALGFAYTGLGILPILKGATHEQKLKWLPEIADGKFGVSFCLSEPGAGSDVPGMTTRAEKKGDKWIINGAKQWITGASDAQAFTVFAYTDKNRGTRGVSCFYVPRSAKGLTVGKKEDKLGIRASSTHQVIFEDCEVGEDALVGKENLGFVYALQTLNASRPFVAVMGVGVAQAALDHAARYAREREQFGVKIGTFQAVQHMLADMSIKVETAREITYKAARLSDANDPNLPKYSAIAKAYASECAVQCATDAVQIFGGYGYTKEYPVEKLMRDSKILTIFEGTTQIQKNEIAAYVIKEAASKKD; this is translated from the coding sequence ATGTATAGCCAATTCACAGAGCAACAACTTGAAATCAGAGATTTAGTTCGTAACTTCGTAAAAAAAGAAATCCCACATGAAGTAGCATTGCACTGGGATGAGAAGAACCAACACCCAACAGAACTCATCAATAAAATGCGTTCGGAACTAGGAATTAACGGTCTTGTCATTCCGGAAGAATACGGTGGATGGGGACTCGGCGCGATTGAACAGTGTTTAGCGATCGAAGAACTTTCAAGGGGATGCCTAGGGATCGCTCTAGGATTTGCTTACACTGGTCTTGGAATTCTTCCCATTCTAAAAGGTGCCACTCACGAACAAAAATTAAAATGGCTTCCAGAAATTGCGGACGGAAAGTTCGGAGTTTCTTTTTGTTTGTCTGAACCTGGTGCAGGTTCTGACGTTCCTGGTATGACCACTCGCGCTGAGAAAAAAGGCGACAAATGGATCATCAACGGAGCAAAACAATGGATCACTGGTGCATCTGATGCACAAGCCTTTACTGTATTTGCTTATACTGATAAAAACCGCGGAACACGTGGTGTATCTTGTTTCTACGTTCCACGTAGTGCCAAAGGTCTGACTGTTGGTAAAAAAGAAGACAAACTCGGAATCCGTGCTTCTTCTACTCACCAAGTGATTTTTGAAGATTGTGAAGTGGGTGAAGATGCTCTGGTCGGAAAAGAAAACCTAGGTTTCGTTTACGCTCTTCAAACTTTGAATGCTTCTCGTCCATTCGTAGCCGTTATGGGTGTAGGTGTGGCACAAGCCGCTCTTGACCATGCAGCACGTTACGCACGTGAAAGAGAGCAGTTCGGAGTGAAAATCGGAACTTTCCAAGCAGTGCAACACATGTTAGCTGATATGTCTATCAAAGTAGAAACTGCAAGAGAAATCACTTACAAAGCAGCTCGTCTTTCTGATGCAAACGATCCTAACCTTCCAAAATATTCTGCAATTGCAAAAGCATACGCATCTGAATGTGCAGTTCAGTGTGCTACTGATGCAGTGCAAATTTTTGGTGGATACGGATACACGAAAGAGTATCCAGTTGAGAAGTTAATGAGAGATTCTAAAATCCTCACTATCTTTGAAGGAACCACTCAAATCCAAAAAAATGAAATTGCAGCTTACGTAATTAAAGAAGCAGCATCTAAAAAAGACTAA
- a CDS encoding tyrosine-type recombinase/integrase: MIRSIEPHIISDSLPLLTTRDQYRVTKFLTWNKGETVTPRRFLNFLQERKNLGIKSATLRDDKNSVFRAMKKATVGTELGFAIDGFRKQLNEVFPIKVPRTRVSESDLITLTEIQRINKFGTARQKSISLFLWTTGVRAGDLVSIKLKDCRPLDNNLIEIKLLGKGEKKRNIVIPISLFHQIRQTFCGYVFLFETVNKDQYKPHAIWKIVSAIGKKYLGRDIYPHLFRHTFITDMIREGNDIGAVAEFAGNTAEVIARTYLHSSLDRSAITRRLDKICA, translated from the coding sequence ATGATAAGATCAATCGAACCTCACATAATATCTGATAGTTTACCACTTCTCACTACACGCGACCAATACCGTGTAACTAAATTCCTTACATGGAACAAAGGTGAGACGGTGACACCTAGAAGGTTCTTAAATTTTTTACAAGAACGTAAAAATTTAGGAATAAAATCCGCCACCCTTAGAGACGACAAAAACTCTGTTTTTCGAGCAATGAAAAAGGCAACCGTTGGAACCGAGTTAGGTTTTGCAATTGACGGTTTCAGAAAACAGCTAAACGAAGTTTTTCCAATTAAAGTTCCCAGAACTAGAGTTAGTGAATCTGACTTAATTACTCTAACAGAAATTCAAAGGATCAATAAGTTTGGAACTGCACGTCAAAAGTCTATCTCTCTTTTTCTTTGGACAACAGGAGTCAGAGCCGGGGATTTAGTAAGTATCAAACTAAAGGATTGTCGTCCTTTAGATAACAACCTAATTGAAATTAAATTATTAGGAAAGGGTGAAAAGAAACGGAATATTGTTATTCCAATTTCCCTCTTTCACCAAATCAGACAGACCTTTTGTGGTTACGTTTTCCTATTCGAAACTGTAAACAAAGATCAGTACAAACCTCACGCAATTTGGAAGATCGTTTCTGCTATTGGAAAGAAATATCTAGGACGAGATATTTACCCCCACCTCTTTCGACACACTTTCATAACAGATATGATCCGAGAAGGAAACGACATAGGAGCCGTTGCCGAGTTTGCAGGAAACACCGCTGAAGTGATTGCGAGAACTTATCTTCACTCTTCCTTAGATCGTTCGGCTATAACAAGACGTTTAGACAAAATTTGCGCATGA
- a CDS encoding VapE domain-containing protein, with the protein MSELDNQIQKELQKTVPAVYYNRFFREMSLIKMTESKIIFGLDGTGAMSAKRHIENKYFELLDLAVANSVGKRKVELIVLEKIDTTKPVKKSDKIDYDGEVHKLETYIKENTDIRYNLVSQNLEHKPKGTKNYQTWSDRDFSDLYVNLRRLKEYKYISKDMLISILNSNFIPSFHPIKDYLSSLEPWDKKTDWIGKVCSCIKVSNELDFRNYLEKWCVRAVYSLFSENEFHQEHCIIIQSPQGWYKSTFVHGLIPKQLKPYYNSRIPEKLTATDLVVSASKIWIWFLDEIDRVTNKRDAAELREFLSRRGSLERKAYGRNQEHFTRISNFIGACNKVEFLVDDTGNRRFIIFSLAEPIQIDKFQKIPIEKFWAQVFHQYKKMRWNQLHWNVTEQRQVDENNIQYNYSNNEYEIILKYFRPLQEIEYDEKNKNHLKLSATDIYLYISEKHPTFKMSTTWIGRGLVKMNFVRAKLDKNHRVYLVKKTEDTKTLETLFLKKRQRKNKK; encoded by the coding sequence ATGTCTGAGCTAGATAACCAAATACAAAAAGAACTTCAAAAAACAGTCCCCGCCGTTTACTACAATAGATTTTTCAGAGAGATGTCTTTAATCAAGATGACTGAATCAAAAATCATATTTGGACTCGATGGCACCGGAGCTATGTCAGCCAAACGACACATAGAAAATAAATACTTTGAGCTTCTTGATCTTGCAGTAGCAAACTCAGTAGGAAAAAGAAAAGTTGAACTTATTGTATTGGAAAAAATCGATACAACAAAACCAGTTAAAAAATCAGATAAGATCGATTATGATGGCGAAGTCCATAAATTAGAAACCTATATTAAGGAAAACACTGACATTCGTTACAATCTAGTTTCTCAAAATCTTGAGCATAAGCCTAAAGGTACTAAAAATTATCAGACGTGGTCTGATCGAGATTTCTCTGACTTATATGTCAACTTACGAAGGCTCAAGGAATATAAATATATTTCCAAAGATATGTTAATATCTATTTTGAATTCAAATTTTATTCCAAGCTTCCACCCAATTAAGGATTATTTAAGTTCACTAGAACCGTGGGATAAGAAGACGGACTGGATAGGGAAAGTGTGCTCATGTATTAAAGTATCGAATGAACTCGATTTTAGAAATTATTTAGAAAAATGGTGTGTAAGAGCCGTTTACTCTCTATTTAGTGAAAATGAGTTTCATCAAGAGCATTGTATTATCATACAATCGCCACAGGGTTGGTATAAATCAACATTCGTTCACGGTTTGATACCCAAGCAGTTAAAACCTTATTATAATTCAAGAATTCCCGAAAAATTAACGGCAACTGATCTAGTGGTCTCTGCCTCTAAAATCTGGATCTGGTTTCTCGACGAAATTGATAGAGTTACAAATAAGCGTGATGCCGCAGAACTCCGAGAATTTCTCTCACGACGAGGATCTTTAGAACGTAAGGCGTATGGACGAAACCAAGAGCATTTTACTCGAATATCAAATTTCATTGGTGCTTGCAATAAGGTGGAGTTCCTTGTTGATGATACAGGTAATCGCCGTTTTATCATTTTCTCGTTAGCCGAACCAATTCAGATAGATAAGTTTCAAAAGATTCCAATCGAAAAATTCTGGGCGCAAGTATTTCATCAATACAAAAAAATGCGCTGGAATCAGTTACATTGGAATGTCACCGAACAACGGCAAGTCGATGAAAATAACATCCAATATAACTATTCAAATAATGAATACGAGATTATTCTTAAATACTTTCGTCCCTTGCAGGAAATTGAATACGATGAAAAAAACAAAAACCATTTAAAGCTAAGTGCGACAGATATATATCTTTATATCAGCGAGAAACATCCAACCTTTAAAATGAGCACTACCTGGATTGGTAGAGGTTTAGTAAAAATGAACTTCGTGCGAGCCAAACTCGATAAAAACCACAGAGTATATTTGGTAAAAAAGACCGAAGACACTAAGACACTAGAGACACTATTTTTAAAAAAACGGCAGAGGAAAAATAAAAAATGA
- a CDS encoding protein kinase family protein produces the protein MKLRPIEARIQILKSRLEHINLVKSEFELSRSNPKNENLRTKILGQLKHDKYIHLKEIKTLSVILSELNTEKIKSMENEMRPPVRLEKLNQFIDGEEQFEAFIHDHVVERGSFEQCQRTLRMNGEFVTRGSIYSKNKGDSSEVIR, from the coding sequence ATGAAGTTGAGACCAATTGAAGCCAGAATTCAAATATTGAAATCTCGATTAGAACATATAAACTTAGTAAAATCTGAGTTCGAGCTTTCTCGTTCCAATCCTAAAAATGAAAATCTTCGAACTAAAATTTTGGGTCAGCTAAAACATGATAAGTACATACATTTAAAAGAAATAAAAACACTCTCTGTAATTCTATCAGAACTCAACACAGAGAAAATAAAATCAATGGAGAACGAAATGAGACCACCCGTTCGTTTAGAAAAGTTAAATCAATTTATCGATGGTGAAGAACAATTTGAAGCTTTCATTCACGATCATGTTGTTGAAAGAGGAAGTTTCGAACAGTGCCAAAGGACGCTAAGAATGAACGGTGAATTCGTCACCAGAGGAAGCATTTATTCAAAGAATAAAGGAGATTCATCGGAGGTAATAAGATGA